GCGGCATGGTACGCTTTGGCGACCGATTGGTCGGCGTCGTACAAGTAGGGGAACTCGTATCCCTGCGCTGCCTTCTCTTCGACCATTTTGGCGGGCGAGTCGTCGGGATACGCATCGGCATCGTTGCTGCTGATCCCAATCGTCGCGACGCCTTTCGCTGCGTATTCCGCAGTCAAACGAGCCAGTTCGGGGGCAACGTGTTTGACATACGGACAGTGATTGCAAAGAAAGATCACCAACAAGCCCCTGGAATTGGTGAAATCGCTCGGCGAAACAAGCTTCCCGTCGGTATCGGGCAGCGAAAACGAAGGGGCTTGCGTGCCCAGCGGCAGCATGGTGCTTGCGGTGCGGACCATTGGGTAAATTCCTGTCGACAAAATGTTGTGGGGCGGACCATTGCGATTGCAGTCCTGGTTATCACCCACTCACCAAATCCAATCAAGTGCCTTGCCCGACAGCGCAGCATTACGCGTTCTTTTCACGTACAATAGGCGGATGGTCGACGCCTGTCTGCCATACCCACGTTTGCGATCATCTCCCACCCGCTGCCGCATCTCCTCTGCCATGCTGATGAAGTCTTCGGATTCGATTGATATTTCGTTCTCGCTGCCTTTGGTCCAGCGCTTGCGTTTCACTGGCGACGTCATCGGCGACGATGCGCAAGTTTTAATCGATCTGCTGGAACCGTCGGGCGATGCGCCGGCGCGTGTGCAGGTTTGGTTGGACCAACACGTGGCCGATGCGAACCCGGCGATCGGTGAAAGGATTGCAGCGACGCTGCATTCGGTCCCCGACCAAGTCCTGCTGACCCAACCGCCGCAAACGCTGGTCGGTGGCGAAGCGTGCAAAAACGATCCGGCGATCGTCGACAACCTGCTGAAAAATTTCAATGACCACGATCTCGATCGCCGCAGCTATGTCATCGTCGTTGGCGGCGGAGCGGTCTTGGATACCGTCGGCTATGCCGCATCGGTCGCCCACCGCGGCATTCGCTTGATCCGGATCCCAACAACCACGCTGGCGCAAGCCGATTCGGGGGTGGGGGTCAAGAATGCGGTGAACTGGTTCGGCAAGAAGAACTGGAAGGGAACATTTGCGGTTCCGTGGGGTGTGATCAACGATGCTGGGATTCTGCAAACGCTGCCCGATCGCGACTTCCGCTGCGGCTTCAGCGAAGTCGTCAAGGTTTCGCTGCTGAAGCAACCTCAAGCCTTTGAACAGGTTTGCCGCGATGCCGAAAAGATTCGTCAACGCGATCCGCAAGCCACCGGCGACGCGATCCGCGCCAGCGTGCAAATGCATCTGGAACACATCACGCGCGGCGGCGATCCCTTTGAAACGCTGGAAGCACGCCCCTTGGACTTCGGCCACTGGTCGGCCCATCGCCTGGAATCGCTGACCCAGTATCAGGTCCGACATGGCGAAGCGGTGGCGATTGGCCTGGCGATCGATTGCCTTTATTCCAGCCGCGTCCTGGGACTGCCCCAATCGGATTGCGAGCGGATCCTCGATTGT
Above is a genomic segment from Rosistilla ulvae containing:
- a CDS encoding 3-dehydroquinate synthase, yielding MKSSDSIDISFSLPLVQRLRFTGDVIGDDAQVLIDLLEPSGDAPARVQVWLDQHVADANPAIGERIAATLHSVPDQVLLTQPPQTLVGGEACKNDPAIVDNLLKNFNDHDLDRRSYVIVVGGGAVLDTVGYAASVAHRGIRLIRIPTTTLAQADSGVGVKNAVNWFGKKNWKGTFAVPWGVINDAGILQTLPDRDFRCGFSEVVKVSLLKQPQAFEQVCRDAEKIRQRDPQATGDAIRASVQMHLEHITRGGDPFETLEARPLDFGHWSAHRLESLTQYQVRHGEAVAIGLAIDCLYSSRVLGLPQSDCERILDCLQQLGLPIDHPALRDPDALLQGLEEFRQHLGGRLTITLIDAIGSPVDVHQIETTAMREAIAATAAFAR
- a CDS encoding thioredoxin family protein, with the translated sequence MVRTASTMLPLGTQAPSFSLPDTDGKLVSPSDFTNSRGLLVIFLCNHCPYVKHVAPELARLTAEYAAKGVATIGISSNDADAYPDDSPAKMVEEKAAQGYEFPYLYDADQSVAKAYHAACTPDFFLFDDKHRLVYRGQLDDSRPKNDVELSGSDLRDALDAVLSSAAVPEPQKPSIGCNIKWKPGNEPGYFDSVGIR